From Oreochromis aureus strain Israel breed Guangdong linkage group 4, ZZ_aureus, whole genome shotgun sequence, a single genomic window includes:
- the LOC116319737 gene encoding transmembrane protein 106B-like isoform X1, with protein sequence MRRPATTGVSEMRTCFFPSLLICSGKSASCTQHTQDMIKSSNQSMGAVPSQCEGVTEDCLQPSGAGQEDYNQPIIEKDSIKRTSLSRRCSSADTVHCPTCQGTGRIPRGQESKLVAVIPCTDQRLRPRHTKLYVALSVGLCLLVSILVLFFLFPRSVLLSPVAVKSSSVYFTHDGVQINITNVLNITNNNFAAVQAYNLTVQALNFGTVLGTVSIKNVVSVKPLSMKTYSFMIPIQLTDPGLSNYCKKESLPVHILYVNLQISLTVFCLARYEQLSLETYEYIDCGANNTVPHSIQAAST encoded by the exons ATGCGCAGGCCAGCTACTACAGGAGTGTCAGAGATGAGGACGTGTTTTTTTCCATCGCTCCTGATTTGTTCTGGAAAATCTGCCAGCTGTACCCAACACACCCAGGACATGATCAAATCTTCAAATCAGA GTATGGGAGCTGTTCCAAGCCAATGTGAGGGTGTCACCGAGGACTGTCTCCAGCCCAGCGGGGCGGGACAGGAAGATTACAACCAGCCTATCATTGAGAAGGACAGCATTAAGAGGACCAGCTTGAGCAGGAGATGCAGCTCAGCAGACACTGTTCACTGTCCCACCTGTCAGGGCACCGGGCGTATACCCAGAG GTCAGGAAAGCAAGCTGGTTGCTGTCATTCCCTGTACTGACCAGAGGCTGAGACCCAGACACAC GAAGCTGTATGTTGCCTTGTCTGTTGGGCTGTGCCTCCTGGTCAGCATCCTGGTGTTGTTCTTCCTGTTTCCACGCTCCGTGCTTCTGTCTCCAGTAGCTGTCAAGTCATCCTCTGTTTACTTCACTCACGACGGCGTGCAGATTAACATCACG AACGTGTTGAACATCACTAATAACAACTTTGCAGCGGTGCAGGCCTACAACCTGACAGTCCAGGCGCTCAACTTTGGCACGGTGCTGGGAACGGTGTCCATTAAGAACGTCGTGTCTGTCAAACCTCTGTCCATGAAAACG TACTCCTTCATGATACCCATCCAGCTGACAGACCCTGGTTTGAG TAACTACTGTAAGAAAGAGTCATTGCCTGTCCATATTCTATATGTGAACCTACA GATATCACTGACAGTCTTCTGCCTGGCCCGCTATGAGCAGCTGTCCCTGGAGACGTACGAGTACATCGACTGTGGAGCAAACAACACCGTACCACACAGCATACAAGCCGCATCGACCTGA
- the LOC116319737 gene encoding transmembrane protein 106B-like isoform X2 has product MGAVPSQCEGVTEDCLQPSGAGQEDYNQPIIEKDSIKRTSLSRRCSSADTVHCPTCQGTGRIPRGQESKLVAVIPCTDQRLRPRHTKLYVALSVGLCLLVSILVLFFLFPRSVLLSPVAVKSSSVYFTHDGVQINITNVLNITNNNFAAVQAYNLTVQALNFGTVLGTVSIKNVVSVKPLSMKTYSFMIPIQLTDPGLSNYCKKESLPVHILYVNLQISLTVFCLARYEQLSLETYEYIDCGANNTVPHSIQAAST; this is encoded by the exons ATGGGAGCTGTTCCAAGCCAATGTGAGGGTGTCACCGAGGACTGTCTCCAGCCCAGCGGGGCGGGACAGGAAGATTACAACCAGCCTATCATTGAGAAGGACAGCATTAAGAGGACCAGCTTGAGCAGGAGATGCAGCTCAGCAGACACTGTTCACTGTCCCACCTGTCAGGGCACCGGGCGTATACCCAGAG GTCAGGAAAGCAAGCTGGTTGCTGTCATTCCCTGTACTGACCAGAGGCTGAGACCCAGACACAC GAAGCTGTATGTTGCCTTGTCTGTTGGGCTGTGCCTCCTGGTCAGCATCCTGGTGTTGTTCTTCCTGTTTCCACGCTCCGTGCTTCTGTCTCCAGTAGCTGTCAAGTCATCCTCTGTTTACTTCACTCACGACGGCGTGCAGATTAACATCACG AACGTGTTGAACATCACTAATAACAACTTTGCAGCGGTGCAGGCCTACAACCTGACAGTCCAGGCGCTCAACTTTGGCACGGTGCTGGGAACGGTGTCCATTAAGAACGTCGTGTCTGTCAAACCTCTGTCCATGAAAACG TACTCCTTCATGATACCCATCCAGCTGACAGACCCTGGTTTGAG TAACTACTGTAAGAAAGAGTCATTGCCTGTCCATATTCTATATGTGAACCTACA GATATCACTGACAGTCTTCTGCCTGGCCCGCTATGAGCAGCTGTCCCTGGAGACGTACGAGTACATCGACTGTGGAGCAAACAACACCGTACCACACAGCATACAAGCCGCATCGACCTGA
- the LOC116319739 gene encoding ADP-ribosylation factor-like protein 4D yields MGNQLTGTAPNSPFLPSFQSLHVVVIGLDSAGKTSLLYRLKLREFVETSPTKGFNMEKIKVKIGQSKANTTTFQVWDVGGQEKLRPLWKSYTRRMDGLVFVVDAAEMERMEEAKVELHRITRSAENQGIPVLVLANKQDLDGALLSTEVEKVLGLHELSSSTLHHTEGCSALNGQGLQPGLEKLYEMIVKRKKMLRQSKKKR; encoded by the exons ATGGGGAACCAGCTAACAGGCACGGCCCCTAACAGCCCGTTCCTCCCCAGCTTTCAGTCACTGCATGTGGTTGTGATTGGTTTGGACTCTGCAGGGAAGACCTCCCTGCTCTACAGACTCAAGCTGAGGGAGTTTGTTGAGACCAGCCCCACCAAGGGATTCAACATGGAAAAGATTAAAGTGAAAATCGGACAATCCAAAGCCAACACCACCACATTCCAAGTGTGGGATGTTGGTGGTCAGGAAAAGCTGAGGCCCCTCTGGAAGTCGTACACTCGGAGGATGGACGGGCTGGTGTTCGTGGTGGACGCAGCGGAGATGGAGCGCATGGAGGAGGCCAAGGTGGAGCTCCACCGGATCACCCGGTCAGCTGAAAATCAGGGGATTCCTGTGCTGGTTCTGGCAAACAAACAAGACCTGGATGGAGCGCTGTTGTCTACAGAG GTGGAAAAGGTGCTGGGCCTCCACGAGCTGAGCTCCTCCACACTGCACCACACAGAGGGCTGCTCAGCACTGAATGGTCAGGGTCTGCAGCCCGGCCTGGAGAAACTCTATGAGATGATcgtgaagaggaagaagatgcTCCGACAAAGCAAGAAGAAAAGATGA